The Antennarius striatus isolate MH-2024 chromosome 11, ASM4005453v1, whole genome shotgun sequence genome window below encodes:
- the bcl2l11 gene encoding bcl-2-like protein 11 isoform X3, producing the protein MQESPTQSLERLRPPNRSDGSTPITTSQESGGDPTPAGASGAQISRSDSGSERSAGSPSSNGGGGGGEPDSASRCRTARISPPPLDSLGVFQTRSIFHIPRRTSSGYFSSDGDSLPSSPLSPKAATADRATQTPSPTGQVIQHALQCMAEAHGGGPGAHQQHGFTPSSSSMWSQNAARDMQTVAIGRELRRIGDDFNRQLLLRTLCRLQITRRYHRKKSGKKKKLCHGCEAV; encoded by the exons ATGCAGGAATCACCGACGCAAAGTCTCGAAAGGCTCCG ACCACCAAACCGGTCCGATGGTTCGACCCCGATAACGACGAGTCAAGAGAGCGGAGGAGATCCAACACCCGCCGGTGCGTCTGGAGCGCAAATCTCCCGTTCAGACAGCGGCAGCGAGCGGAGCGCGGGCAGCCCCAGCTCcaacggaggaggaggaggaggagaaccggACTCGGCGTCTAGGTGCAGAACCGCTCGGATCTCCCCTCCTCCCCTGGACAGCCTCGGCGTGTTTCAGACGAGGTCAATATTCCACATCCCGCGACGCACCTCCAGCGGATATTTCTCCTCCGACGGGGACTCGTTGCCGAGCTCCCCGCTGTCCCCGAAGGCAGCGACGGCTGACAGAGCCACGCAGACTCCGAGCCCCACCGGCCAGGTGATCCAACACGCCCTGCAGTGCATGGCTGAGGCGCACGGTGGAGGACCGGGAGCGCACCAGCAGCACG GATTCACTCCCAGCTCCTCTAGCATGTGGTCACAAAACGCAGCGAGGGACATGCAGACGGTGGCCATTGGACGAGAGCTCCGGCGCATCGGAGATGACTTCAACAGACAGCTCCTTTTAAGG ACATTGTGTCGCCTCCAGATTACCAGGAGGTACCACAGGAAGAAGAgcgggaagaagaagaagctctgCCATGGATGTGAAGCAGTTTGA
- the bcl2l11 gene encoding bcl-2-like protein 11 isoform X2, producing the protein MHHPSRPPNRSDGSTPITTSQESGGDPTPAGASGAQISRSDSGSERSAGSPSSNGGGGGGEPDSASRCRTARISPPPLDSLGVFQTRSIFHIPRRTSSGYFSSDGDSLPSSPLSPKAATADRATQTPSPTGQVIQHALQCMAEAHGGGPGAHQQHGFTPSSSSMWSQNAARDMQTVAIGRELRRIGDDFNRQLLLRGMAGRHRWVVIRPHLLPQIHQEPAMLLCMSLLLLLIGRMIYLQGGMDSRDPSQV; encoded by the exons ATGCATCACCCGTCCAG ACCACCAAACCGGTCCGATGGTTCGACCCCGATAACGACGAGTCAAGAGAGCGGAGGAGATCCAACACCCGCCGGTGCGTCTGGAGCGCAAATCTCCCGTTCAGACAGCGGCAGCGAGCGGAGCGCGGGCAGCCCCAGCTCcaacggaggaggaggaggaggagaaccggACTCGGCGTCTAGGTGCAGAACCGCTCGGATCTCCCCTCCTCCCCTGGACAGCCTCGGCGTGTTTCAGACGAGGTCAATATTCCACATCCCGCGACGCACCTCCAGCGGATATTTCTCCTCCGACGGGGACTCGTTGCCGAGCTCCCCGCTGTCCCCGAAGGCAGCGACGGCTGACAGAGCCACGCAGACTCCGAGCCCCACCGGCCAGGTGATCCAACACGCCCTGCAGTGCATGGCTGAGGCGCACGGTGGAGGACCGGGAGCGCACCAGCAGCACG GATTCACTCCCAGCTCCTCTAGCATGTGGTCACAAAACGCAGCGAGGGACATGCAGACGGTGGCCATTGGACGAGAGCTCCGGCGCATCGGAGATGACTTCAACAGACAGCTCCTTTTAAGG gGAATGGCAGGCAGACATAGATGGGTTGTGATTCGTCCACACTTGCTGCCACAAATCCACCAGGAGCCCGCCATGCTGCTCTGCATGAGCCTCCTcctgcttctgattggacggatgATCTATTTGCAAGGCGGCATGGACAGCCGGGACCCCTCTCAGGTTTAA
- the bcl2l11 gene encoding bcl-2-like protein 11 isoform X1 — protein sequence MQESPTQSLERLRPPNRSDGSTPITTSQESGGDPTPAGASGAQISRSDSGSERSAGSPSSNGGGGGGEPDSASRCRTARISPPPLDSLGVFQTRSIFHIPRRTSSGYFSSDGDSLPSSPLSPKAATADRATQTPSPTGQVIQHALQCMAEAHGGGPGAHQQHGFTPSSSSMWSQNAARDMQTVAIGRELRRIGDDFNRQLLLRGMAGRHRWVVIRPHLLPQIHQEPAMLLCMSLLLLLIGRMIYLQGGMDSRDPSQV from the exons ATGCAGGAATCACCGACGCAAAGTCTCGAAAGGCTCCG ACCACCAAACCGGTCCGATGGTTCGACCCCGATAACGACGAGTCAAGAGAGCGGAGGAGATCCAACACCCGCCGGTGCGTCTGGAGCGCAAATCTCCCGTTCAGACAGCGGCAGCGAGCGGAGCGCGGGCAGCCCCAGCTCcaacggaggaggaggaggaggagaaccggACTCGGCGTCTAGGTGCAGAACCGCTCGGATCTCCCCTCCTCCCCTGGACAGCCTCGGCGTGTTTCAGACGAGGTCAATATTCCACATCCCGCGACGCACCTCCAGCGGATATTTCTCCTCCGACGGGGACTCGTTGCCGAGCTCCCCGCTGTCCCCGAAGGCAGCGACGGCTGACAGAGCCACGCAGACTCCGAGCCCCACCGGCCAGGTGATCCAACACGCCCTGCAGTGCATGGCTGAGGCGCACGGTGGAGGACCGGGAGCGCACCAGCAGCACG GATTCACTCCCAGCTCCTCTAGCATGTGGTCACAAAACGCAGCGAGGGACATGCAGACGGTGGCCATTGGACGAGAGCTCCGGCGCATCGGAGATGACTTCAACAGACAGCTCCTTTTAAGG gGAATGGCAGGCAGACATAGATGGGTTGTGATTCGTCCACACTTGCTGCCACAAATCCACCAGGAGCCCGCCATGCTGCTCTGCATGAGCCTCCTcctgcttctgattggacggatgATCTATTTGCAAGGCGGCATGGACAGCCGGGACCCCTCTCAGGTTTAA
- the bcl2l11 gene encoding bcl-2-like protein 11 isoform X4, whose amino-acid sequence MQESPTQSLERLRPPNRSDGSTPITTSQESGGDPTPAGASGAQISRSDSGSERSAGSPSSNGGGGGGEPDSASRCRTARISPPPLDSLGVFQTRSIFHIPRRTSSGYFSSDGDSLPSSPLSPKAATADRATQTPSPTGQVIQHALQCMAEAHGGGPGAHQQHGFTPSSSSMWSQNAARDMQTVAIGRELRRIGDDFNRQLLLRQKTKQKVRETNMLPGMMGKSL is encoded by the exons ATGCAGGAATCACCGACGCAAAGTCTCGAAAGGCTCCG ACCACCAAACCGGTCCGATGGTTCGACCCCGATAACGACGAGTCAAGAGAGCGGAGGAGATCCAACACCCGCCGGTGCGTCTGGAGCGCAAATCTCCCGTTCAGACAGCGGCAGCGAGCGGAGCGCGGGCAGCCCCAGCTCcaacggaggaggaggaggaggagaaccggACTCGGCGTCTAGGTGCAGAACCGCTCGGATCTCCCCTCCTCCCCTGGACAGCCTCGGCGTGTTTCAGACGAGGTCAATATTCCACATCCCGCGACGCACCTCCAGCGGATATTTCTCCTCCGACGGGGACTCGTTGCCGAGCTCCCCGCTGTCCCCGAAGGCAGCGACGGCTGACAGAGCCACGCAGACTCCGAGCCCCACCGGCCAGGTGATCCAACACGCCCTGCAGTGCATGGCTGAGGCGCACGGTGGAGGACCGGGAGCGCACCAGCAGCACG GATTCACTCCCAGCTCCTCTAGCATGTGGTCACAAAACGCAGCGAGGGACATGCAGACGGTGGCCATTGGACGAGAGCTCCGGCGCATCGGAGATGACTTCAACAGACAGCTCCTTTTAAGG caaaaaacaaaacaaaaggtgcGTGAGACAAACATGCTGCCGGGGATGATGGGAAAAAGCCTGTGA